A window of Pelomonas sp. SE-A7 genomic DNA:
TGCACCTCGGCATGGCCGAGCGGAATCAGGCCGGCATCGACCTCGCTGTAGCGCGAGGCCGGGATGCACAGCCGGTGGCGCATCGCCGAGCCATGGCCGGCCAGGTTGAAGTAGTCGTGGTGGCTGAGGTTGACGAGGCTGGGGGCGTCGGTCTCGGCTTCGTAATCGATCCGCCAGCTGGCGTCGAGCCCGAGGCTGTAGCGCACGCGGACCTGCAGGCGGCCCGGGAAGCCCTGGTCGCCGTCCGGGCTGGTCAGCGCGAGTTGCAAAGCCGCGGCCTCGCCGGCGCGTGGCTCGGCGAACTCGGCCTGCCAGAGGCTGGCGCCGAATCCTTGCGGGCCGCCGTGCAGGCTGTGCAGGCCGTCATTGCGGTCCAGCCGGATCTCGCGCCCATCGAGCATGAAACGGCCGTTGGCGATGCGGTTGGCATAGCGGCCCACGATCACGCCGAAGCCCTGGTTGCGGTGCACATAGTCGTCCAGCGAGGCCAGCTTGAGCACCACGTTGGCGGACTGGCCGTTGGCGTCGGGTACCCACAGCCCGGTGACGATGCCGCCATAGCTGAGGCAGCTGAGGCTGAGGCCGCGGCCGTTGTCCAGCCGGTATTCATGGACCGGCCGGCCGTCGGGCAGCCGGCCGTACTCGCGGCACTCTGTGCTTGGCATCGAAACGCTCTCCTGCTTGAGTAATCAGCTCATGGGGGCCGGGCCATTCTAGGAAGAGGCGCGCCTCCATTAGCATCCGCCGAAACCCATACGCCATGCGCCACCTGCTATTCGTTGCCAGCCTGCTGGCCTCATCGTTGGCCCCGGCTGCACCTGATGCAGCCTGTGACTTCGACGTATTCAAGGCCAGGGGCCGCTTGCTCTATGCCGATGATTTCGCGCCCCGTGCAGACGGCCCGCTGGCCGCCGACTCGCGCTGGCTTGCCGAGATCGCGCCCAAGCCGGGCTCCAGCGTGACCATCAGCCAGGGCCGCCTGCTGCTGGACACGGCCGGCGGCGTCACCGTCTGGCTGGACCTGGAGCTGCCGGCGACCGGCTACCTGATCGAATACCGCCGCCGGGTCGTGCTGGCCGGTGGGCCCAACGACAGGCTCAGCGACCTCAACCAGTTCTGGCAGGCCAGCGACCCGCGCCAGCCGGGCCGGCCGCCCTTCGGCCGAGATGGCGTGTTCGAGTCCTACGACGACCTGCAGCTGTACTACGTGGGCATGGGCGGCAACAGCAACACCAGCACCCGGCTGCGCAAATACGAGGGCGGAGAGCGCAGGCTCCTTCAAGAGCATGGAGACGCCGCCCATCTGCTCGATGCCAACCGCGACTACCTGGTGCAGACGCATGTGGCCCGCGACGGCCGCCAGAGCTTCTGCGTCGACGGCCGGCTGTTCTTTTCCTTCACCGATCCGCAGCCGCTGAAGGCCGGCTACTTCGGCCTCAGGAGCACCTGGTCGCGCCAGCAGGTCTGGGGCTTCAAGCTGGTGGCCGAGACCACCCCCCAAAAGTAGGGCGATTGGCGGCATCGGGCGCCGGACGGGCGGCCCTGCGGCCCGCGGCACCGATGGCTGCTCATGCTTCAATGCAGACCACAAGAGGCCCTGTTGCCATCAGGGTTGCGAAGCCGATTTGAGGCTGGCGCGGAATGATCGCCGCCAGCAAGTGGCTGCGACCGGGGCTGGCGCGCCAGCAGTTCTCGGAGGATGCGCGAGTGGAGCAAGTGCATGGATGACAAGCCCATGACCGAGCCGGTGCCGATCCCCAGCTCGGAGGAACTCGCCCATGCCGCAAGGCGGCTCGGCGTCAGGCGCAGCGATTCGCTGCTGGCCATGAGCGACGCCCTGCTCCACCAGTCGAACGCCGACGAGAGCTCCCAGCAGCAGACCTTGGCGGCGATTGCCGAGCTGGTCCATGCGGCCACCCACGATCAGCTGACCGGCCTGCCGACCCGCGGCGTGCTGCTGAACCGGCTGGAGCAGGCGCTGGAAGCCGAGGCTGCCGTGGCGGCCCAGGTCGCGGTCCTGTTCATCGACGTGGACAACTTCAAGCTGGTGAATGACAGCCTGGGCCATGACGCCGGTGACGAGCTGCTGCGCGAGATGAGCCGCCGCATCACGGCCTGCGTGGGCGCTGCCGACACGGTCAGCCGCTTCGGCGGCGACGAGTTGGTGGTGTTGCTGCCCCAGGCCGACCAGGGGCTGGTGTCCGAGCTCGGCGCGCTGGTGCTGGCCACGATGGCCGCGCCGATCCGCATGGCGGGGCGCGAGGTGGCCACCTCGGTCAGCATTGGCGCCGCCCTGGCCGCGCCGGGCGCCCAGACCGCCGAACAGCTGCTGCGGGATGCCGACACCGCGCTCTACGCCGCCAAGAGCCGCGGCCGCAACCGCATGGAGCGCTTCAACGAGGAGCTGCATGCCCGGGTCGCGAGGCGGATGCGGGTGGAGACCGAGCTGCGCCTGGCGCTGCGCGAAGGTGGCCTTTACGTCCACTACCAGCCCCAGGTCAAGCTGGCGACCGGGCGCGTCGTGGGCCTGGAGGCGCTGGCGCGCTGGCATCACGCCGAGCTGGGCCAGGTGCCGCCGGCGGAATTCATCCCGGTGGCCGAGGAGTCGCGCCTGATCGACGAGCTGGGCTGGCAGGTGCTGCGCACGGCCTGCCGCCAGCTGGCCGCCTGGTCGGCCGCAGGCATTGGCCCGGCCCTGTCGATGACGGTCAACATCTCGCCCCGTCAGCTCGACAACCCGGATTTCGCCGCCGAGTTGCAGCGGGTGCTGGACGAGACCGGCATCCGGCCCGATGCCCTGTGCCTGGAGCTGACCGAAAGCGGTCTGATGAGCCGGACCACGGAGCTGGTGGACATGCTGGAGCGGGTCAGACGCATCGGCGTCTATGTCGCCATCGACGATTTCGGTACCGAGCAATCGGCCCTCAGCCGCTTGCGCGAACTGCCGGTCGAGGTGTTGAAGATCGACCGCTCCTTCATCGACGGCCTGGGCGCCGAGGCCGGCGACACGGCCATCGTGTCCTCCATCCTCAGCCTGGCCTATGCCATGGGCAAGCATGTGATCGCCGAGGGCGTGGAGACGGCCGAGCAGGCCGCGGCCCTGTCCGAGATGGGCTGCCCGGTCGCGCAGGGCTTTCTGTTCGCCCGGCCGGTCGATGCCACGGAGATTCCGCGGCTGCTGGGACGTCCGCTCTGGCAGGCGCCGGTCAGCTGGGCGCAGCGCCTGCGGCCCAAGCTCGGCAGTCACGCGCGAAGGGCCCACCCGGCCTTCATCGATGAATTCCTGTTCCACATCGGCGCGCCCATGGGTGAAAAGAAGACGGGGTCCGCGCCATGATGTGGCTGGTGATTGGCATAGGGAACCTGCTGGTCGGCGCCGCCTATTCCGGCCTGGGCTTGCTGAGCGCCTGGGAGGCCGTCAGCCAGTACCGCACGCGCGGCCTCTCGCGCTTCGGCCTGGGCTTCTCGATGATGGCGGCCAGCTGCGGCCCGCATCACCTGGCCCATGGCTGGTGTGTACTCAACGGCGGCACGGTCTCGCCCTCGCTGCTGGGCATCACCCTGCTGGGCCTGCCTGCCGGCCTGATCTTCTGCCTGCTGCGCATCGAGGCCGCCTTAGGCGGCCCAGGCGACCGCACCGTGCTGGCGCGCCCCACGACGATGGCGGCGCTGGCCACGGTGTTCCTGCTGCTCGTCGGTCTCCTGGCCGGTCTGGCCATGATGGCGCCGGCCCCGCTGGTCACCCAGCTGATCTGCACGGCCCGCGGATTCATCCAGTTGCCGGTCGAGGGGCCGGCGGCGCCCGGCAGCAGCATGGCCTCGGTAATCCTGGGCAGCAATCTCTTCGTGACCGTCACCTACGGCATGGTGGGCTGGTACCTGGTGGCGACCCAGGTGCGCCGCTATGTGCTGGACCGCTCCTGGTCGCTGTCCGGCCTGTCGCTGGCGGCGGTCTTCCCCACCTGTGCGGCCATGCATCTGGTCGCGGCCCTGGCCAGCAATCACGAGGCGATCACCCTGCCCTTCGACCTGCTGGGCGTGCCGGCCTCGATCTACTTCCTCTGGGTCGTCCACAGGCTGCACAGCGATTCGGTGATCGACTGGAATCGTCGGCCGCTGGTCGGCATCGCCGCGACGCCGCACCGCGAAGCCCCCTGGAGCGACCAGCCGGCCGCCATCCGCTGAGCTTCGGGGTCCAGAATCCGTTCGCTGTGAACGGATTATTTGAAACAGCTTTCCATTTGCCACCGACATCAGGGCACAATGGCGTCCAGTCAGTGGCAACCAGGGACCATGCCGTCCTGCCCCGCCCCCGGGGAGCTGCTGGCGCGACACCCATCGCGCAGGCCCTGCGGCCTGGGCGCCAGCGGTCCAAGCCTCAGGCCCAGGCCTGCCCTAGAACCGTCCTTCAACGCCTCCTCCGGGAAGCCAGCCCGCCATCATGAAGATCGCCCTCATCATCGAAAACAGCCAGGCCGCCAAGTCCGAGATCGTCCACAACGCACTCAAGACCGTGGCCGAGCCGCTGGGCCACCAGGTCCACCACTACGGCATGTACGCGCCCGAGGACAAGGCCTCGCTGACCTATGTGATGAACGGCCTGCTGGCCGGCATCCTCCTGAACTCCAAGGCGGCCGATTTCGTCGTCACCGGCTGCGGCACCGGCATGGGCTCCATGCTGGCCTGCAACTCCATGCCCGGCGTGTTCTGCGGCCTGGTGATCGATCCGACCGACGCCTTCCTGTTCGGCCAGATCAACGACGGCAACTGCATGTCCATGCCCTATGCCAAGGGCTTCGGCTGGGCCGCCGAACTGAACCTGCAGGACTGCTACCGCAAGCTGCTCGAGAACGAGCGCGGCGCCGGCTATCCCAAGGAGCGCGCCGCCATCATGGCCAAGAACCGTGGCATCCTGAAGGACCTCAAGGCCGCCTCCTGCAAGGACATGCTGACGGTGCTGAAGTCGGTGGACCAGGACCTGCTCAAGGCCGCAGTCTCGGGCGAAAAGTTCCAGCAGCTGTTCTTCCCGAACTGCCAGGACGACGCCATCGCCAAGCACATCCAGGGCGTGCTGAGCGCCTGATTCCCGGGACGGTTTCGCCGGCCCACTGCGGCGAAACCCGGGGCCGGGGCCCAGAGCCCCGCGGCTATGCTCCGGCCTCCCGAGGTCGGAGCCACGCGCCCATGAGCAAGCCATCCTTTCGCATCCATCGCAGCCGCCTGGAAACCCTGGTCGATGGTGTGTTCGCCATCGCCATGACCATCCTGGTGCTGGAGGTGAAGGTGCCCGAGCTGTCAGACCGGCACTCCGCCGAGGAACTGCTGCATGCGCTGATGCATCACGGCTACGTGATAGGCGCCTACTTCTTCAGCTTTGCCATGCTGGGCCTGTTCTGGGTCTGGCACCACCGCCTGGCCGAACAGGTGCGCGAGATCGACCTGCCGGTGCTGGTCTGCGCGCTGAGCTTCCTGGCCCTGGTCTGCTTCTTCCCCTTTGCCTCGGCCCTGCTGGGCCGCTACACGATCAATCTCACGGCCCTGCTGGTCTATGTACCCGTCATAGGCCTGATCGTGCTGCTGCAGACTCTCTTCTACTGGACCGCGATGCGGCGCGGCCTGGTGACGGTCGAGCCAGCCACCGCGCGGCGCACCCACCAGGCCAATCTGATCGGCCTGGCGGTCTTCTGCTTTGCCAGCACGCCCACGCTGATGCGGCTCAACGTCTACGCCTCGCTGATCGGCCTGGCCCTGGGCGGCCTGCTGATCTGGCGTGCCAAACGCCCTGTGGCCGCCGCCTGATGCAAGATCGCGCGATGAACGGCACCACCCATCCCTATCCGATTGGCAGCCCCGGTCTTCCCTGGGGAGCCGCCGAAAAATCTCTCTGGCTCGCGCAACAGCAGATCAAGCGCAGCTATGCCGACGAAGTGCTGGCACCGCTGAAATCGAACCTGCCGGCGCAGGCCGAACTGATCGAGTACGGCGCCATCGACTACAGCCGGCTGGGCCTGGGCCGCTATCCGCTGTACGCGGTGCGCAGCCGGACCTGGAATCCGGACCGGCCCACGGTGCTGGTCACCGGCGGCGTGCATGGCTACGAGACCAGCGGCGTTCAAGGCAGCCTGCAGTGGATAGCCCAGGAGTTCGCCCACCATGCGGACTCGGTCAATCTGCTGGTCCTGCCCTGCATCAGCCCCTGGGGCTACGAGAGCATCAACCGCTGGAACCCTGAGGCCCTGGACCCGAACCGGCACTTCATCGCCGACAGCCCGGTCTCCGAAGCAGCCCAGGCCATGGCCTGCATCAAGCTGCACGCCGGCAAGGTGGACCTGCATGTGGACCTGCACGAGACCACCGACACCGACAACAGCGAGTTCGGCCCGGCCAAGGCGGCGCGCGACGGCAAGGCCTTCGACTGGCATGCGATCCCGGACGGTTACTACGTCGTGGCCGATACCGCGCGGCCCGTGCCCGAGTTCCAGCGCGCCCTGATCGATGCCGTCGAGCGTGTGACCCAGATCACCGAGGCCGATGAGCACGGCTGCATCATCGGCACGCCTTTGCAGCAGCGTGGCGTCATCGAATACGACAAGCGCTTGCTGGGCCTGTGCGGCGGCGTCACCGATGCCCGCTTCGTGACCACCACCGAGGTCTACCCGGACAGTCCGTCCACCAGTCCGGCCGAATGCAACCGGGCACAGATGGCCACCATCACGGCCGCCATTGCCCATCTGCTGAGCCACTGAGCCTCGTTCGCCCGGGTCGTTTCTAGGCCATATGTAGTCCAAATTAGTGACAAAACCCGGCAGCGCGCCAGCTCCGGGTCGGCTGCCGCATTGCCAGTTTCTCCGGGCACCCCCTGAATAGGCGGTCTGGTTGCCGAGCATTGGCGAGCAATCCGCATTGCCAAATTGGTACCGTTAATGGTCTACTGAAATTGAAATTGGTCTACAACTTGTCCGGTTTCATTCAGAGCACCCACCACGGAGACATGTCGGTATGAAGAAGCTCCTATGCCTGGCCGCCGCGCTTTGCGCCCTGGCCACCAGCCATGCCCAGGTCACGCCCAAGCGCGAGCTGCGCGGCGTCTGGATCAGCACCCACCTGAGCCTGGACTGGCCCAACCGCACCCAGACGCCGGCACAGCAACGCACGGCCCTGACCACGCTGCTGGACCACAACAAGGCCACCGGCATCAACTCGGTGTTCCTGCAG
This region includes:
- a CDS encoding RpiB/LacA/LacB family sugar-phosphate isomerase, whose product is MKIALIIENSQAAKSEIVHNALKTVAEPLGHQVHHYGMYAPEDKASLTYVMNGLLAGILLNSKAADFVVTGCGTGMGSMLACNSMPGVFCGLVIDPTDAFLFGQINDGNCMSMPYAKGFGWAAELNLQDCYRKLLENERGAGYPKERAAIMAKNRGILKDLKAASCKDMLTVLKSVDQDLLKAAVSGEKFQQLFFPNCQDDAIAKHIQGVLSA
- a CDS encoding DUF6250 domain-containing protein, with product MRHLLFVASLLASSLAPAAPDAACDFDVFKARGRLLYADDFAPRADGPLAADSRWLAEIAPKPGSSVTISQGRLLLDTAGGVTVWLDLELPATGYLIEYRRRVVLAGGPNDRLSDLNQFWQASDPRQPGRPPFGRDGVFESYDDLQLYYVGMGGNSNTSTRLRKYEGGERRLLQEHGDAAHLLDANRDYLVQTHVARDGRQSFCVDGRLFFSFTDPQPLKAGYFGLRSTWSRQQVWGFKLVAETTPQK
- a CDS encoding TMEM175 family protein, giving the protein MSKPSFRIHRSRLETLVDGVFAIAMTILVLEVKVPELSDRHSAEELLHALMHHGYVIGAYFFSFAMLGLFWVWHHRLAEQVREIDLPVLVCALSFLALVCFFPFASALLGRYTINLTALLVYVPVIGLIVLLQTLFYWTAMRRGLVTVEPATARRTHQANLIGLAVFCFASTPTLMRLNVYASLIGLALGGLLIWRAKRPVAAA
- a CDS encoding M14 family metallocarboxypeptidase; this encodes MNGTTHPYPIGSPGLPWGAAEKSLWLAQQQIKRSYADEVLAPLKSNLPAQAELIEYGAIDYSRLGLGRYPLYAVRSRTWNPDRPTVLVTGGVHGYETSGVQGSLQWIAQEFAHHADSVNLLVLPCISPWGYESINRWNPEALDPNRHFIADSPVSEAAQAMACIKLHAGKVDLHVDLHETTDTDNSEFGPAKAARDGKAFDWHAIPDGYYVVADTARPVPEFQRALIDAVERVTQITEADEHGCIIGTPLQQRGVIEYDKRLLGLCGGVTDARFVTTTEVYPDSPSTSPAECNRAQMATITAAIAHLLSH
- a CDS encoding EAL domain-containing protein — protein: MDDKPMTEPVPIPSSEELAHAARRLGVRRSDSLLAMSDALLHQSNADESSQQQTLAAIAELVHAATHDQLTGLPTRGVLLNRLEQALEAEAAVAAQVAVLFIDVDNFKLVNDSLGHDAGDELLREMSRRITACVGAADTVSRFGGDELVVLLPQADQGLVSELGALVLATMAAPIRMAGREVATSVSIGAALAAPGAQTAEQLLRDADTALYAAKSRGRNRMERFNEELHARVARRMRVETELRLALREGGLYVHYQPQVKLATGRVVGLEALARWHHAELGQVPPAEFIPVAEESRLIDELGWQVLRTACRQLAAWSAAGIGPALSMTVNISPRQLDNPDFAAELQRVLDETGIRPDALCLELTESGLMSRTTELVDMLERVRRIGVYVAIDDFGTEQSALSRLRELPVEVLKIDRSFIDGLGAEAGDTAIVSSILSLAYAMGKHVIAEGVETAEQAAALSEMGCPVAQGFLFARPVDATEIPRLLGRPLWQAPVSWAQRLRPKLGSHARRAHPAFIDEFLFHIGAPMGEKKTGSAP
- a CDS encoding aldose epimerase family protein, whose amino-acid sequence is MPSTECREYGRLPDGRPVHEYRLDNGRGLSLSCLSYGGIVTGLWVPDANGQSANVVLKLASLDDYVHRNQGFGVIVGRYANRIANGRFMLDGREIRLDRNDGLHSLHGGPQGFGASLWQAEFAEPRAGEAAALQLALTSPDGDQGFPGRLQVRVRYSLGLDASWRIDYEAETDAPSLVNLSHHDYFNLAGHGSAMRHRLCIPASRYSEVDAGLIPLGHAEVQGTPFDFRSARPIVSRIRQAHEQLLRGRGYDHNFLLDAPFDGELHLAARLEDPASGRCMEMFTTEPALQFYSGNYLNASLSDGEQVYRQGDGLCLEPQHAPDSPNHEAGPDWPSTVLRPGELYRSSTLHRFSTTAA